Proteins encoded together in one Rhizobacter sp. J219 window:
- a CDS encoding DUF3089 domain-containing protein, producing the protein MAAPVSTGSVDYSRPDTWLCRPGRNDVCALPMSVTTITADGKRSVSPPIVANANAPIDCFYVYPTVSNDPGGNSDMNAGPEEIGVTFAQFSPLRTQSPLFAPLYRQITLAALRSRFTPTPMAMDAAMAYGDVVAAWKHYLAHDNKGRGVVLIGHSQGSRMITELVAKEIEGKPVHQQLISVMPIGANLNVPKGQDVGSAFKSTPLCRSASQTGCAVSYVSFRANTPPPQGSLFGRATGNDSVACNNPAALAGGAAQPKAWFSKRADVSVATGTGTPRWQALVASVDTPFFALPGLVTTQCKSDANGSYLAMTVNPDARTDDIGGDVVVGGKVVDTWGLHLIDVSLAIGDIVDLVGTQGKAYLAKTK; encoded by the coding sequence GTGGCAGCACCGGTCTCGACCGGCAGCGTCGACTACAGCAGGCCCGACACGTGGCTGTGCCGCCCCGGCCGCAACGATGTCTGCGCGCTGCCGATGAGCGTGACCACCATCACCGCCGACGGCAAGCGCAGCGTGAGCCCGCCCATCGTGGCCAACGCCAACGCGCCGATCGACTGCTTCTACGTCTACCCGACGGTGTCGAACGATCCCGGCGGCAACAGCGACATGAACGCCGGCCCCGAGGAGATCGGCGTCACCTTCGCCCAGTTCTCGCCGCTGCGCACGCAGTCGCCCCTGTTCGCACCGCTCTACCGCCAGATCACGCTGGCCGCGCTACGCAGCCGCTTCACGCCCACGCCGATGGCGATGGATGCAGCGATGGCCTATGGCGACGTGGTGGCCGCCTGGAAGCACTACCTCGCCCACGACAACAAGGGCCGCGGCGTGGTGCTGATCGGCCATTCGCAGGGCTCGCGCATGATCACCGAGCTGGTGGCCAAGGAGATCGAAGGCAAGCCGGTGCACCAGCAGCTGATCTCGGTGATGCCCATCGGCGCCAACCTCAACGTGCCCAAGGGGCAGGACGTGGGCTCCGCCTTCAAGTCGACGCCGCTGTGCCGCAGCGCCAGCCAGACGGGCTGCGCGGTCTCGTATGTCTCGTTCCGCGCCAACACGCCGCCGCCACAAGGCTCGCTCTTCGGCCGTGCCACGGGCAACGACAGCGTGGCCTGCAACAACCCCGCGGCACTCGCCGGCGGTGCCGCACAACCGAAGGCCTGGTTCTCCAAGCGCGCCGACGTGAGCGTGGCCACCGGCACCGGCACGCCCAGGTGGCAGGCGCTGGTGGCCTCGGTCGACACGCCCTTCTTCGCGCTGCCCGGCCTCGTCACCACGCAGTGCAAGAGCGATGCGAACGGCAGCTACCTCGCGATGACCGTCAACCCCGACGCCCGCACCGACGACATCGGCGGCGACGTGGTGGTGGGCGGCAAGGTGGTCGACACCTGGGGCCTGCACCTGATCGACGTGAGCCTGGCCATCGGCGACATCGTCGACCTGGTGGGCACGCAGGGCAAGGCCTACCTGGCCAAGACGAAGTAG
- a CDS encoding serine hydrolase produces MSAKAKQFLEQKLRETIAECGVPALAAAMVRNGATMVSAQQGVRKLGASGAGNAVQPTDKFNLGSISKVITGNLMAKLIQDGVGGLQWSSRLGDVLPELWVLPNARDGYKNVTVEQLMVHTSGMPYQPKHDEGEDWKAYTVLQMHKEHLKDRRRRYSLAAVLDAPSFWPPGSGFEYGGGAIIAASMAEKKTGQTYEDLVKQHLFTPLGMTNSGFGVMSPGALDGPWQHTFNEETGAASPDGATHLPGYSWGCRTPVGAVCSSAADMAKFMLEHLRNDPQVFTAHTRSTMQTHQVTPHSHHVPGAFASSNPGSAEAVIDHNGHNHVSYSHLKLHLPQKLGVAAMSNIEGTLGTPAVNEMHETMYAMDTHWAALFGAGSPELIECAHPMPAITQAGATLMLFARRHDGRILRYRSTNGGVSWQAAGDFGGALVNSGLGAAASSNGQTLYLIGRGLDNKAWFTKSTNGGTTWTGWQSIRAGVFVTGAAIACSDNGHIVHAVGIGTDGHMWRTRSQDGGTSWTDWTPIGQGVFTSAPAIATSASGSTVHVAARGTDWRMWHNLSINSGSSFLPHWQSVGKGLFTSGPALATGGDGQRVHVVGRGTDRCLWRNRSDDGGSHWLAHWDAVRDGTFTSAPSLACDAAGNKLDLYAFGGDFAVYGTHSANGGDSFNAWSQKVSQFFI; encoded by the coding sequence ATGAGCGCCAAAGCCAAGCAATTCCTCGAACAGAAACTGCGCGAGACCATCGCCGAATGCGGGGTGCCCGCCCTGGCTGCGGCCATGGTGCGCAACGGCGCCACGATGGTCAGCGCCCAGCAGGGCGTGCGCAAACTCGGCGCCTCAGGCGCGGGCAACGCCGTCCAGCCCACCGACAAGTTCAACCTCGGCTCCATCAGCAAGGTGATCACCGGCAACTTGATGGCCAAGCTCATCCAGGACGGCGTGGGCGGCCTGCAGTGGTCGAGCCGCCTGGGCGACGTGCTGCCCGAGCTGTGGGTGCTGCCGAACGCGCGGGATGGCTACAAGAACGTGACGGTCGAGCAACTGATGGTCCACACCTCGGGCATGCCCTACCAGCCGAAGCACGACGAAGGCGAGGACTGGAAGGCGTACACCGTCCTGCAGATGCACAAGGAACACCTCAAGGATCGCCGCCGCAGGTACTCGCTGGCCGCGGTGCTTGATGCGCCGAGCTTCTGGCCCCCTGGCAGCGGCTTCGAGTACGGCGGTGGCGCGATCATCGCCGCGAGCATGGCCGAGAAGAAGACCGGCCAGACCTACGAGGACCTGGTGAAGCAACACCTCTTCACGCCGCTCGGCATGACCAACTCGGGCTTCGGGGTGATGTCGCCCGGCGCGCTCGACGGCCCATGGCAGCACACCTTCAACGAAGAGACGGGCGCGGCCAGCCCCGACGGTGCCACGCACCTGCCCGGCTACAGCTGGGGTTGCCGCACGCCGGTGGGTGCGGTCTGCAGCTCGGCGGCCGACATGGCCAAGTTCATGCTGGAGCACCTGCGCAACGACCCGCAGGTCTTCACCGCGCACACACGCAGCACGATGCAGACGCACCAGGTGACGCCGCACTCGCACCACGTGCCCGGTGCCTTTGCCTCGTCGAACCCCGGCTCGGCCGAGGCCGTGATCGACCACAACGGCCACAACCATGTGAGTTATTCGCACTTGAAGCTGCACCTGCCCCAGAAGCTGGGCGTTGCGGCGATGTCGAACATCGAAGGCACGCTCGGCACGCCCGCGGTGAACGAGATGCACGAAACGATGTACGCGATGGACACCCACTGGGCCGCGCTCTTCGGCGCCGGCAGCCCCGAGCTCATCGAATGCGCCCACCCGATGCCGGCCATCACTCAGGCCGGCGCGACGTTGATGCTCTTCGCACGGCGGCATGACGGCCGCATCCTGCGCTACCGCTCCACCAACGGCGGCGTGAGCTGGCAGGCTGCGGGCGATTTCGGCGGGGCGCTGGTCAACTCGGGCCTGGGCGCCGCGGCATCGAGCAACGGGCAGACGCTCTACCTCATCGGCCGCGGGCTCGACAACAAGGCTTGGTTCACCAAGTCAACCAACGGCGGCACCACCTGGACAGGCTGGCAGTCGATCCGGGCCGGCGTCTTCGTCACCGGCGCGGCCATCGCCTGCAGCGACAACGGCCACATCGTGCACGCCGTGGGCATCGGCACCGACGGCCACATGTGGCGCACCCGCTCGCAGGATGGCGGCACCAGCTGGACCGACTGGACGCCCATCGGCCAAGGGGTGTTCACCTCGGCCCCGGCCATCGCCACCTCGGCCTCCGGCTCCACCGTGCACGTGGCGGCACGCGGCACCGACTGGCGCATGTGGCACAACCTGTCGATCAACAGCGGCAGCAGCTTCCTGCCCCACTGGCAGTCGGTGGGCAAGGGCCTCTTCACTTCAGGCCCGGCGCTGGCCACGGGGGGCGATGGCCAGCGGGTGCATGTGGTGGGCCGAGGCACCGACCGCTGCCTGTGGCGCAACCGCAGCGACGACGGCGGCAGCCACTGGCTCGCGCACTGGGACGCGGTGCGGGACGGAACCTTCACCTCGGCCCCGTCGCTTGCCTGCGACGCGGCGGGCAACAAGCTCGACCTCTACGCCTTCGGCGGCGACTTCGCCGTCTACGGTACGCACTCCGCGAACGGTGGTGACAGCTTCAACGCCTGGTCGCAGAAGGTCTCGCAGTTCTTCATCTGA